The DNA sequence ATGTGCTGGGACTGATCGGGACACGCTCGGTCGATACGCAAGTGCTGGGCATCAAGGACCTGAAAAAGGAAAACGAAGTCCGTATCCGCAACGGCATGCTGGCCTATGCCGCGCTGACCAAACTGAAGTCCGGCGACAAGTCGCCCGAGGCACGTGCCGACTTCAACAAGCTCAAGAAGGATCTGGGCTATGGCTTGCTGCTCAAGAAGTACACCAACAATGTGGTCGATGCCACGCCCGAACAGATCGCCCTGGCCGTGGACGACACCATCCCCAAGGTAGCGCCGATGTTCTGGTCCTTCCGTGGCATGGTCGGCCTGGGCTTCCTGTTCCTGTTCATCTTCGCCGCTTCGTTCTGGTTCCTGGCCAAGAAGCAGTTGGCCCCGCAACGCTGGTTGCTGCGCCTGGCCGTGATCGCCATCCCGCTGCCGTGGATCGCCGCCGAACTGGGCTGGGTGGTAGCCGAATATGGCCGCCAGCCTTGGACCATCGCCGGCATCCTGCCGACCCACCTGTCGGCTTCCTCGCTGCAACCGGGCAGCCTCTACTTCAGCCTGGCCGGGTTCATCCTCTTCTATACCTTCCTGCTGGTGGTGGAGATGATCCTGATGGTCAAGTACGCCCGCCTGGGCCCCAGCAGCCTGCACACCGGCAAGTACTACTGGGAAAGCAAAAATCAGGACAGCGGCCCGGATGACGTCTTGCCGCCGCCCCTTAACCCCGCCGCCAACATCGGCAGCCACTAATGCCACCAGAAGAAATGAGGAAAGCAGAATGATCTTCGATTACGAAACACTCAAGCTGATCTGGTGGGCCTTCGTCGGCGTACTCATCATCGGCTTTGCATTGACCGATGGCTTCGACTTCGGCGTGGGCATCATGTTGCCCTTCGCCGCCAAGGACGATACCGAGCGCCGCATCCTGATCAATTCCATCGGCCCCACCTGGGAAGGCAACCAGACCTGGCTCATCACCGCCGGCGGCGCTACCTTCGCAGCCTGGCCGCTGGTGTATGCGACCGCCTTCTCGGGCTTCTACATCGCCCTGATGGTGTTGCTGTTCTCGCTCTTCTTCCGCCCGGTCGGCTTCGACTACCGCAGCAAGGTGGCTGATCCGCGCTGGCGCAATGCCTGGGACTGGGGCCTGTTCATCGGTGGCTTCGTACCGCCCCTGATCTGCGGTGTGGCCTTCGGCAACCTGCTCTTGGGTGTGCCCTTCCACTACGATGATTCCATGCGGGTGGAATACACCGGCAGCTTCTTCGCCCTGTTGAACCCGTTCGGCCTGTTGGCTGGCCTGTTGTCGGTAGCCATGCTGCTGATGCACGGCGCAGCGTTCGCCTTCGTCAAGACGGAGGCCACCATTGGCGAGCGTTCGCGCAAGACCGTCATCGGCGCCGCCCTGGTGACCGTGCTGCTGTTCGTCATCGGCGGCTTCTGGGTGGCCCATCTGCCGGGCTATCGCATCACCTCCATGCCGGACGCCAACACTGCCTTCACGCCCCTGGCCAAGACCGTAGAAGTGGTCACCGGTGCCTGGTTCGACAACTACGCCAAGTGGCCGGTGACCAAGCTGTTCCCGGCACTGGGTGTGGCCGGTGCCGTGCTGGCCGCGCTGCTGGCACTGGTGCGCAGTGCGCGCCTGGCCTTCATCGCCAGCGGCCTGTCGGTGACCGGCATCATCTTGACAGCCGGCATGTCGCTGTTCCCCTTCGTGATGCCTTCCTCGCTGGATGCCAAGAGCAGCCTGACGATGTGGGATGCGGTCTCCAGCCACAAGACCCTGGGTCTGATGTTCTGGATGGTGCTGATCTTCCTGCCGCTCATCCTCATCTATACCGGCTGGGTCTATCGCGTGGTCAAGGGCAAGGTCACTGCGCGCGACATTCACGAGAACGAACACACCGCGTATTGATTACGCGCAATCGCAATCTGCAACAAGGAGAACATCATGTGGTACTTCGCCTGGATACTCGGCATCGGCCTGGCCCTGGCCTTTGGCATCATCAACGTCATGTGGCTGGAAGCCAATTACGCCTTCGGGCGGCGCAAGGCTGAGGAAACCCACGAGCGCTTCGCCAGCGCTCGCGCGGCGGAACAGCAGCGGCGCAACGGCAAGTAGGCTCGTAGAAGCAAAAGCCAGCCGGCAGCCCTGCTGCCGGCTTTTTTTTTGCAACCTGCCAAGAGGTCAAGTCATGTCTGCCTTTCACCCCCAGCATAGCGAGCCCACTGAACAAATCGCCCCCGCACCCCGTCATTGGGCCCTGTTGCCCGGTGCCGGCTTTGCCGACAGCTACCGCATCCGTCTCACGCCACAACTGGCGCAACTGAACACGACTGAAATCACGGCCAGGATGATGGCCGCTCAACCGGCCTGGGTCAGCGCACTGATGCAGCTGCGCGACCGCCTGGTAGCGCCGCTGGGTTGGAAACGCGCCACCTCCGATGACCCGGCGTCCGGTTTCCCGCTGCTCATGGCGCAGCCGGCGCGGGTGGTGATGGGACTGGACGACAACCACCTGGATTTTCGCCTGTGCGTGGAAAAGAGCCCCGATGGCGCCCAGGAGGCCAGCGATGGCCAATGGCTCACCGTCACCACCGTGGTACGGACCAAACGTTGGCTAGGCGAGTTCTACCTGGCCGCCATCATGCCCTTCCATCGCCGTATCGCCCGCAGCTTGCTGCTGGCCTTGCTACGCCAATAAGCACCTGATAGCGCCTGATAGCACCTGATTCCAGACAACAAAATGCCGCCGCGTACCAGAAGTACGCAGCGGCATTTTTTACGTCAGGTGCCAGCAGCGGAACGAACCGCCGCCTATCCAACTGAACCGATTACACCAGGTTCAGGGTCACGTTGATGTTGTCGCGGGTGGCGTTGGAGTACGGGCACACCTGATGCGCCTTGTTCACCAGATCCTGCGCCACCACCTGGTCGATGCCCGGCAGCGAGATGTTCAGTTCAGCTTCGATACCGAAACCGCCCGGGATCTGGCCGATACCGACCTTGCCGGTGATGCTGGCGTCAGCCGGCAGAGCCACCTTTTCCTGGCCGGCGACGAACTTCAGCGCGCCCAGGAAGCAAGCCGAGTAACCGGCTGCGAACAGTTGTTCCGGGTTGGTACCGTTACCACCGGCGCCGCCCAGTTCCTTGGGGGTCGACAGCTTGACGTCCAGGACGCCGTCAGAGGACTTGGCCGAACCTTCACGGCCGCCAGTGGCGGTAGCGGTGGCGGTGTAGAGGGCTTTTTCGATCTTGTTCGAGGGCATGGTATTTCCTTTCAATAATCAGGTTGTCACCCTTACGGGTTACGTTGGAGAGTCGTGGCCGCGAAAGATTCGCTTTTATTCACCACTGGTTTGCTACCTGTCTTGCTACCTAAATTGCTACCTAAGTTACTGCGATAAAGACTATAAATAATTCACTATATTATTGTGCACAACATAAATCACACACCACAACCGCATTGTCATTCACCTTCCGCTTCCAGCAAGCCCTTGCGCACCTGCTTGAGCTCGCCCACCAGTTGCCGCACCTGTTCCAGTGCGGGCAACATGCAGCTCATCTGTTGCGGCACCGTCCTGGCTTGCTGGCGCAGCGCACGACCAGCGTCGCTCAGGCTCACCACCACCCGGCGCTCATCGCCGGCATCGCGCTTGCGATGCAGCAAGCCCATGCTTTCCATGCGCTTGAGCAGCGGGGTCAGCGTACCCGAATCCAGGAACAGCCGGCTGCCGAGCTCGGAGACGGTCACGTCATCCCTTTCCCACAGGACCAGCATCACCAGGTATTGCGGATAGGTGATCTCCAACGGGGCCAGGATCTTCTTGTAGGCCTTGGTCATGGCCAGCGACGCCGAATACATCGCGAAACACAGCTGATTGTCCAGAAGCAGGGCCTCATCAATCAGCGCGTCCGGCAGCGTCGTGGTGTGCGTCTTGTCCATGGCTTGCATATTAAACCGCTCAAAATTAAATTGCAAGCTATTTAATTGCAAGAATATTGAACGAGTTGTTCATACCTGCTTAACTGACCCCGTCGCAAATAGGTATCATGCGGCCTGCCCTGGTTTTTTCCTGCATATCCATGCCTTCCCATCCCAATCCACTGCATTCCCTGGACCTGTTCTGCAAGGTCGTCGACAACTATGGCGACATCGGCATCTGTTGGCGCCTGGCGCGGCAACTGGCGCAGGAGCACAAGCTGGCGGTACGGCTGTGGGTGGATGACCTGGTGAGCTTCCAACGCATCTGGCCGCAGGTTGATGTGCAAGCCGAGACGCAACAACTGGCTGGTGTGACCGTCCAGCATTGGCGCAGCCAGGAAGGCAGCTATACGACGGCTGACGTGGCCGACCTCGTCGTCGAATTCTTCGGCTGCGAAATCCCGCCCGGCTATGTGGAAGCGATGGCCCAGCGCCCCATCAAGCCGGTCTGGTTCAACCTGGAAGGGCTGTCGGCCGAAGCCTGGGTCGAGGGTTGCCACACCCTGCCCTCGCCACATCGATCCCTGAAGCTGATCAAGTATTTCTTCTTCCCCGGTTTCAACGAACGCACCGGCGGCCTCAGCTTCGAAGCCGATCTGGAAGCGCAACGGCAAACCTTCCTGGCCGCAGAGCAAGGCCCGGCCTTCCTGGCCCGACTGGGTGTCACGCCCGACGAGATGGCTGGCTGCAAGGTCTCGCTGTTCTGCTATGACCATGCGCCCATTGCCGAGCTATTTGCCGCCTGGCAAGCCTCGCCACTGCCGGTGACCTGCCTGGTGCCGGAAGGCGTGGGCCGGGCCCAGATCGAGGCTTTCCTGGGGGCGCCGATGCGCGCCGGCACGGCGGCCACCCGCGCCGCCCTGACGGTACGGATACTGCCCTTCGTACCCCAGACGGATTACGACAAACTGCTATGGAGCTGCGACCTCAATTTCGTGCGAGGTGAAGATTCCTTCGTGCGTGCGCAGTGGGCCGGCAAACCCTTCATCTGGAACATCTATTACCAAGACAAGAACCTGCACCACACCAAGCTCAACGCCTTCCTGAAGATCTACGACCCCGCCACGCCAGCCCTGGTCGACCTCAACCGTGCCTGGAATGGCGCCTATCCGGGCGAACCGGACTGGCACGCCACCTGGCAAACCCTGCGCGCGCAATTGCCAACATTGAACGGAGAAGCCGAACAATGGCTGCAAAAGATGTTGGCAAATGGCGACTGGATGGACAATTTGCTGGGCTTCGCCGCGCGACTGGTGGCCGAAGACTGGAAGAGTGCTGAAAATGGGTTAAAATAGCGGGCTATCGTTTTAACGCAATTTGGAATTCAATCGAACGTGGGCTTGCGGTGAAGTTTTAGAAGTTTACCAGTGGGCTACTGACAGTTTGAAAAAACCTACTTTTCACGACACATCGCTATGAAATTTGCAAAAGAAATCCGCGTCGGCAACATCATTATGGTCGACAGCAAGCCCATGATCGTCCTGCGCTCGGACGTCAACGGTTCTTCCCGTACCGGTTTCACCTACAAGTGGAAGATGAAGAACCTGCTGACCAACAGCCCGCAAGAAAGCGTCTTCCGTGGCGACGACAAGTTCGACGTCGTGGTGCTGGACAAGAAGCCGGTGACCTACTCGTACTTCGCTGACCCGCTGTTCGTCTTCATGGACGAAGAGTACAACCAGTACGAAATCGAAGGCGAGAACATGGGCGACGCCATCGGCTACCTGAAGGATGGTATGCAGTGCGAAGCCGTGTTCTACGACGGCAAGGCCATCTCGGTCGAAATGCCGACCACCATCGTGCGCAAGGTTGCCTACTCGGAACCGGCCGTCAAGGGCAACACCTCGGGCAACGTCCTGAAGGAAGCCAAGATCGAGAACGCCATCGAAGCCAACCAGATCACCGTGATGGTGCCGCTGTTCGTGAGCCAGGATGACGACATCGAAATCGACACCCGCACCAACGAATACAAGAAGGTTGTGCGCGGCTGATTGTTGACCTGTTTGTCGATGCCCATCAAAAACGCTGCCTGGTGCAGCGTTTTTTTATGCCTGTTTCAACCGCAACAGATGAAGTCCCATTTCATCCCCCGCTCTTGACCCGCGCCAGGTCGCGCGCTGCGGCCTGCCCTTCGGCACTGGCCCAGAAGGCCTTGTCAGCGGCCTGGATGCGCTGGGCCGAATGCTCCATGTGGCGCAAGGCTGCCGCCCGTGCCGCCTCGGCATTGCCCTCGCTGATGGCCAGCGCCATGGCTGCATGTTCGGCCCGCACCTGCTGCACGAACTCGCTGCTGCGCGCCTCGTTCATGCGCGCCACGCGAATGGCGGCGTGCAAGAACTGGCTCAGGAACTGCACCAGCGAAGTGTAGAGCGGATTGTGCGCGGCATTGGAGATGGCCGCATGAAAGGCGAAATCCTCCTGCACGCCATCGCGCCCGGCCGCGGCCGCCGCATCGATATCCCGCAAGGCCTGCTGGATCGCCAGGTTCTGCGCCCGGGTACGGCGTTGCGCAGCCAGGGCCGCCATTTCCCCTTCTACGCCACGGCGCAGTTCGATGACTCGTAACACCGCCTGGATCGAATCGCGACCTTCATCGACCTTCAGATCCAGCCGAAACGGCGTGGCCGGGCTGACCGGCAACACCACGGTGCCACTGCCCCGACGCGATCCCACCAAGCCCTCTGACTTCAGGCGTGAAATCGCCTCGCGGATCACCGTGCGGCTCACCGCAAAACGCTCGGTCAATTCCATCTCCGAAGGCAGGCGCGCATCGGGTGCGAAATCGCCGCTGCGGATCTGCTGTGCCAGCACACTGGTGACATGGTCGGCCAAGGTGGTCTTGCCGCGCGCGGCGGCGGCCATCGATGCGAGCGCCGATCCCTGCGGCCTGGAGGTGGAAGTCTTCATGGCGCGCATGATACCGCGCAGACATGGGCTTTTGTGATTTCCCGTTCATCCCCGGCAAAGTTGTATGACAACTTCTGCTATAATCGCCGCCGCAGATGTCATTTCAATCTTGTTTGCCCCACCCCGACCAAAGAACACGAGGAGAACACATGCATATCGTCATCACCGGCGGCGCCGGTTTCCTGGGTAGCCGCCTGGCGCGCCAACTGCTGCAACGTGGCAGCCTGACTGGCCGCGACGGCCAACCGCAAGAGATCAAGCGCATCACCCTGCTGGACGTGGTACCGGCCCAGGGTTTCAGTGATCCGCGCATCGAAGCCGTCACCGGCGACATCGCCGACGCTGCCGTGATCGAGCGCGTCATCACGCCCGAGACGCAGTCCATCTTCCACCTGGCCGCCATCGTCAGCGGCCACGCCGAAGCCGATTTCGAGCTGGGCATGAAGATCAACTTCGACGCCACCCGGCTGATCCTGGAACGCGCCCGCGCCCTCGGCACCCGGCCGCGCGTGGTCTTCACCAGCTCGGTGGCGGTGTTCGGCGGCGAACTGCCCGCCGTGGTACCGGACAACACCCTGCTGATGCCGCAAAGCTCCTACGGCGCACAAAAGGTGATGGGCGAATTGCTGGTGCAGGATTATTCACGCAAGGGCTACATTGACGGACGCGCATTGCGGATGCCCACCATCTCGGTGCGTCCGGGTGCGCCCAACAAGGCTGCGTCGAGCTTTGCTTCGGGCATCATCCGCGAGCCGCTCAATGGCCAGCCGGCGCTCTGCCCGGTCAGCCCGGATACCCGCATGTGGCTGATGTCGCCGCGCCAAGCCATCGCCAACCTGATCCACGGTCATGAAATCAACGGTGCCGATCTGGGCCTGGCGCGCTTCCTGTCCATCGATGGCCTGTGCGTGACCGTCAAGGACATGGTCGATGCCCTGGAACAAGTGGCCGGGAAGGAAGTGGTCCAGTTGATCGAATGGAAGGAAGACGAAGCCATCAAGCGCATCGTCAATTCCTGGCCCGGCGCCTTCGAAGCCAAGCGCGCCAAGGCGCTGGGCTTTACGGCCGATGCCAATTTCGCCGACATCATCCGTGCCCACATCGAGGATGAAGTGAAGAAATAAGCTGCACATCAACATGCAGAAAAAGGAAGGGACAGCCCCGCAAGAGGCTGTCCCTTTTTGCTGACCGATGGACTTGGTCTTACTTCGCCTTGCCCAGCATGTTGAAGATGCTGGAAAAGTCCAGCTTGCCGGCGCCGTTCATACTGTGGATGTCATACAGGTTACGCGCCGTGGAACCGAGCGGAATGGCGCAATTGGTGGCCAGCGCATTCTCCACGGCCAAGCCCAGATCCTTGAGCATCAGGTCCACCCCGAAGCCACCGGCATAAGCCTTGGAAGCCGGCGCGGTTTCCATCACGCCGGGGCAAGGGTTATAAACCTCCAGCGTCCAGTTGCGCCCCGAACTCTTGGACATGATTTCCGACAGCACCTTCGGGTCCATGCCATTGGCCATGCCCAGGCGGATGGCCTCCGAAGTCCCGATCATCAGGATGCCCAGCAGCATGTTGTTGCAGACCTTGACGGTCTGGCCGCTGCCGCTCTCCCCTGCGTGATAGATGGCTTTCCCCATCTTTTGCAGATAGGGCTGGGCCGCCTCGAAAGCCTGCGCGCTACCGCCCACCATGAAGGTCAGCGTGCCAGCCGTCGCGCCGTTGGTCCCCCCGGAGACCGGCGCATCCAGCATGTCGAAGCCGCGCGCCTTGGCCGCCGCCGCTACCTTGCGCGCCGCTTCCGGGGCGATGGTGGAGCAGTCGATCAAGAGTGCGCCCGGCTTGGCCGAGGCCAGCACTCCGGCATCGCCCAGGTAGAGCGACTCCACGTGCCGGCTGGCCGGCAGCATGGTGATGACCACGTCGGCCTT is a window from the Herbaspirillum rubrisubalbicans genome containing:
- the cydB gene encoding cytochrome d ubiquinol oxidase subunit II, with the protein product MIFDYETLKLIWWAFVGVLIIGFALTDGFDFGVGIMLPFAAKDDTERRILINSIGPTWEGNQTWLITAGGATFAAWPLVYATAFSGFYIALMVLLFSLFFRPVGFDYRSKVADPRWRNAWDWGLFIGGFVPPLICGVAFGNLLLGVPFHYDDSMRVEYTGSFFALLNPFGLLAGLLSVAMLLMHGAAFAFVKTEATIGERSRKTVIGAALVTVLLFVIGGFWVAHLPGYRITSMPDANTAFTPLAKTVEVVTGAWFDNYAKWPVTKLFPALGVAGAVLAALLALVRSARLAFIASGLSVTGIILTAGMSLFPFVMPSSLDAKSSLTMWDAVSSHKTLGLMFWMVLIFLPLILIYTGWVYRVVKGKVTARDIHENEHTAY
- the cydX gene encoding cytochrome bd-I oxidase subunit CydX, with protein sequence MWYFAWILGIGLALAFGIINVMWLEANYAFGRRKAEETHERFASARAAEQQRRNGK
- a CDS encoding DUF2867 domain-containing protein, translated to MSAFHPQHSEPTEQIAPAPRHWALLPGAGFADSYRIRLTPQLAQLNTTEITARMMAAQPAWVSALMQLRDRLVAPLGWKRATSDDPASGFPLLMAQPARVVMGLDDNHLDFRLCVEKSPDGAQEASDGQWLTVTTVVRTKRWLGEFYLAAIMPFHRRIARSLLLALLRQ
- a CDS encoding organic hydroperoxide resistance protein gives rise to the protein MPSNKIEKALYTATATATGGREGSAKSSDGVLDVKLSTPKELGGAGGNGTNPEQLFAAGYSACFLGALKFVAGQEKVALPADASITGKVGIGQIPGGFGIEAELNISLPGIDQVVAQDLVNKAHQVCPYSNATRDNINVTLNLV
- a CDS encoding MarR family winged helix-turn-helix transcriptional regulator; translation: MQAMDKTHTTTLPDALIDEALLLDNQLCFAMYSASLAMTKAYKKILAPLEITYPQYLVMLVLWERDDVTVSELGSRLFLDSGTLTPLLKRMESMGLLHRKRDAGDERRVVVSLSDAGRALRQQARTVPQQMSCMLPALEQVRQLVGELKQVRKGLLEAEGE
- the earP gene encoding elongation factor P maturation arginine rhamnosyltransferase EarP, which produces MPSHPNPLHSLDLFCKVVDNYGDIGICWRLARQLAQEHKLAVRLWVDDLVSFQRIWPQVDVQAETQQLAGVTVQHWRSQEGSYTTADVADLVVEFFGCEIPPGYVEAMAQRPIKPVWFNLEGLSAEAWVEGCHTLPSPHRSLKLIKYFFFPGFNERTGGLSFEADLEAQRQTFLAAEQGPAFLARLGVTPDEMAGCKVSLFCYDHAPIAELFAAWQASPLPVTCLVPEGVGRAQIEAFLGAPMRAGTAATRAALTVRILPFVPQTDYDKLLWSCDLNFVRGEDSFVRAQWAGKPFIWNIYYQDKNLHHTKLNAFLKIYDPATPALVDLNRAWNGAYPGEPDWHATWQTLRAQLPTLNGEAEQWLQKMLANGDWMDNLLGFAARLVAEDWKSAENGLK
- a CDS encoding elongation factor P, producing MKFAKEIRVGNIIMVDSKPMIVLRSDVNGSSRTGFTYKWKMKNLLTNSPQESVFRGDDKFDVVVLDKKPVTYSYFADPLFVFMDEEYNQYEIEGENMGDAIGYLKDGMQCEAVFYDGKAISVEMPTTIVRKVAYSEPAVKGNTSGNVLKEAKIENAIEANQITVMVPLFVSQDDDIEIDTRTNEYKKVVRG
- a CDS encoding FadR/GntR family transcriptional regulator; protein product: MRAMKTSTSRPQGSALASMAAAARGKTTLADHVTSVLAQQIRSGDFAPDARLPSEMELTERFAVSRTVIREAISRLKSEGLVGSRRGSGTVVLPVSPATPFRLDLKVDEGRDSIQAVLRVIELRRGVEGEMAALAAQRRTRAQNLAIQQALRDIDAAAAAGRDGVQEDFAFHAAISNAAHNPLYTSLVQFLSQFLHAAIRVARMNEARSSEFVQQVRAEHAAMALAISEGNAEAARAAALRHMEHSAQRIQAADKAFWASAEGQAAARDLARVKSGG
- the denD gene encoding D-erythronate dehydrogenase, whose amino-acid sequence is MHIVITGGAGFLGSRLARQLLQRGSLTGRDGQPQEIKRITLLDVVPAQGFSDPRIEAVTGDIADAAVIERVITPETQSIFHLAAIVSGHAEADFELGMKINFDATRLILERARALGTRPRVVFTSSVAVFGGELPAVVPDNTLLMPQSSYGAQKVMGELLVQDYSRKGYIDGRALRMPTISVRPGAPNKAASSFASGIIREPLNGQPALCPVSPDTRMWLMSPRQAIANLIHGHEINGADLGLARFLSIDGLCVTVKDMVDALEQVAGKEVVQLIEWKEDEAIKRIVNSWPGAFEAKRAKALGFTADANFADIIRAHIEDEVKK
- the mmsB gene encoding 3-hydroxyisobutyrate dehydrogenase; the protein is MSANIVFIGLGNMGLPMAQNLVKAGFSVSGHDLVKASVDKLVAVGGKTEADSMAAVAKADVVITMLPASRHVESLYLGDAGVLASAKPGALLIDCSTIAPEAARKVAAAAKARGFDMLDAPVSGGTNGATAGTLTFMVGGSAQAFEAAQPYLQKMGKAIYHAGESGSGQTVKVCNNMLLGILMIGTSEAIRLGMANGMDPKVLSEIMSKSSGRNWTLEVYNPCPGVMETAPASKAYAGGFGVDLMLKDLGLAVENALATNCAIPLGSTARNLYDIHSMNGAGKLDFSSIFNMLGKAK